Proteins encoded together in one Triticum dicoccoides isolate Atlit2015 ecotype Zavitan chromosome 7B, WEW_v2.0, whole genome shotgun sequence window:
- the LOC119340996 gene encoding PI-PLC X domain-containing protein At5g67130-like, which yields MAATGLRPLAVALLLLLSVAAAANARVGDECSAGAGCGSELHCAACGDGGAGVCARATPVDPLTHGTGLPFNNYSWLTTHNSFALAGAPSATGAAIIAPTNQEDSVTAQLKNGVRGLMLDTYDFNNDVWLCHSFGGKCYNITAFQPAINVFKEIQTFLEANPSAVITVFLEDYTVAGSLPKVFNASGLMKYWFPVAKMPKSGGNWPLLKDMISQNERLLVFASKKAKEASEGIPFEWNYVVESQYGNEGMVEGKCPNRAESPAMDSKSQSLVLMNFFTTDPNPTGVCGNNSTPLVSMLKTCHDLSGNRWPNYIAVDYYMRSDGGGAPLATDVANGHLVCGCDNIAYCKANSTFGTCVIPPPPPPSPPRAPKGGTSPGGDPSAAVARLPAFRWSCFLGLTSLALLFLS from the exons ATGGCCGCAACCGGCCTCCGCCCGCTCGccgtcgccctcctcctcctcctatccgtcgccgccgccgccaacgccaGGGTAGGCGACGAGTGCTCCGCCGGCGCGGGCTGCGGCTCGGAGCTGCACTGCGCCGCCTGCGGCGACGGCGGGGCCGGCGTCTGCGCGCGCGCCACCCCCGTCGACCCCCTCACGCAC GGCACCGGCCTCCCCTTCAACAACTACTCCTGGCTCACCACGCACAACTCCTTCGCCCTCGCCGGCGCCCCCTCCGCCACCGGCGCCGCCATCATCGCCCCCACCAACCAGGAGGACTCCGTCACCGCGCAGCTCAAG AATGGTGTTAGGGGCTTGATGCTTGACACTTACGATTTCAACAATGATGTCTGGCTGTGCCACTCATTTGGTGGGAAATGCTACAATATTACAGCATTT CAACCTGCCATCAATGTCTTCAAAGAAATCCAGACGTTCCTTGAAGCAAACCCTTCAGCGGTAATCACGGTTTTCCTGGAAGACTACACCGTTGCAGGTTCCCTGCCAAAAGTATTCAATGCTTCCGGCCTCATGAAGTATTGGTTCCCGGTGGCAAAAATGCCCAAGAGCGGTGGCAACTGGCCTTTGCTCAAGGACATGATCAGCCAGAATGAGCGTCTGCTCGTCTTCGCATCAAAGAAAGCAAAAGAAGCAAGCGAGGGGATTCCGTTCGAGTGGAACTACGTCGTAGAAAGCCAAT ATGGCAATGAGGGTATGGTGGAGGGCAAGTGCCCGAATCGCGCGGAGTCCCCTGCCATGGATTCCAAGAGCCAGTCGCTTGTTCTGATGAACTTCTTCACGACGGACCCGAACCCCACCGGGGTTTGCGGGAACAATTCAACACCACTTGTTAGCATGCTAAAGACCTGCCATGATCTGTCGGGCAATCGGTGGCCCAACTACATCGCCGTTGATTACTACATG AGGAGCGACGGCGGAGGCGCTCCCTTGGCTACCGATGTGGCTAATGGCCATCTTGTATGTGGTTGTGACAACATTGCTTACTGCAAG GCCAACTCGACATTCGGAACCTGCGTGATTCCTCCACCCCCACCGCCGTCGCCACCCAGGGCGCCCAAAGGTGGTACGAGCCCAGGCGGCGATCCCAGTGCGGCGGTGGCTCGGCTTCCAGCCTTCCGGTGGAGCTGCT